From a single Candidatus Schekmanbacteria bacterium genomic region:
- a CDS encoding tetratricopeptide repeat protein — protein sequence MKFLKKIAFIQYSSIIVLSILILLACKHISKEEQNQLAVGYLSTADTLLKKGEIEKAIEKIDEAINLNPDNVDAYIFRGRVFVIRKEFDKAITDFNKAISLKPDSDVAYTSRALLYIAFNQYENALNDLNKALAINDKNIEAYTYKGSIFLSQKDYPEAIKNFKKCIEINSKNAEGYNNLGYAYFLQGKLDDALENYYKSIEIDHKYVKAYVNRAQLYVSQKRYDLAIKDYNSALEIEPKAFDFYFYRANAYFKTNKLDKALSDLSKTIEINPDFTPAYSLRGLLYYQLNQPDKAVSDFDKSISKNGNDSYTYFLRGLVYFYRKNNYEKALSDYNKALELNPNQSNVYRERGRLYYTKKKYEEALADFSKAISLNPKNAESFYQRAQLYFYQFNDYEKALADYNKALELNPKGDNIYENRGWLYYKKNEPEKAISDLNNAIKLNPNDDNVYYKLGKVYFYALKDSEKALANYNKALEINPKGENIYLERGWLYFKEGKKEEALDDYNKAISLYPKHAGAYNNRGVLYESINQVDKAIADYSRAIEFNPKFIRPLLN from the coding sequence ATGAAATTTTTAAAGAAAATAGCTTTTATCCAATATTCATCCATTATTGTTCTATCAATTTTAATTCTATTGGCTTGTAAACATATAAGCAAAGAGGAACAAAACCAACTTGCTGTTGGATATCTTTCCACGGCTGATACTCTTTTAAAAAAGGGAGAAATAGAAAAGGCAATTGAGAAAATAGATGAAGCAATCAATTTGAACCCTGACAATGTTGATGCATATATTTTTAGAGGTAGAGTTTTTGTCATTAGGAAAGAATTCGACAAGGCAATCACAGATTTTAATAAAGCCATATCTTTAAAACCTGATTCTGATGTTGCTTATACCAGCAGAGCACTGCTGTATATTGCATTCAATCAATATGAGAACGCTTTGAATGATTTAAACAAGGCATTAGCGATTAATGATAAAAATATAGAGGCATATACTTACAAAGGTTCAATATTTCTTTCTCAGAAAGATTATCCGGAAGCTATAAAGAATTTTAAAAAATGTATTGAAATCAATTCCAAAAACGCGGAAGGCTATAATAATCTTGGCTATGCATATTTTCTGCAAGGGAAATTGGATGATGCGCTGGAAAATTATTATAAATCAATAGAAATAGACCATAAATATGTAAAGGCATATGTTAACCGTGCACAACTTTATGTATCTCAAAAAAGATATGACTTAGCGATTAAGGACTATAATAGCGCATTAGAAATAGAGCCAAAAGCTTTTGATTTTTATTTTTATAGGGCAAACGCTTATTTTAAAACAAATAAATTAGATAAGGCGCTTTCAGACCTTTCAAAAACAATTGAAATAAATCCAGATTTCACGCCTGCATATTCCCTGAGAGGGCTTTTGTATTATCAATTGAATCAACCTGACAAAGCTGTTTCAGATTTTGATAAATCGATTTCAAAAAATGGTAACGACAGTTATACTTATTTTTTAAGAGGGCTTGTCTATTTTTACAGAAAAAACAATTATGAAAAAGCTCTTTCAGATTACAACAAGGCGTTGGAGCTAAATCCCAATCAGTCCAATGTTTACCGTGAAAGAGGACGTCTTTATTATACGAAAAAGAAGTATGAAGAAGCTCTTGCAGATTTTAGTAAGGCAATTTCTTTAAATCCTAAAAATGCTGAATCATTTTATCAAAGGGCTCAGCTCTATTTTTACCAATTCAATGATTACGAAAAAGCTCTTGCTGATTACAACAAGGCGTTGGAGCTAAATCCTAAAGGAGATAACATTTACGAAAATCGTGGGTGGCTGTATTATAAGAAGAATGAACCTGAAAAAGCCATTTCTGATTTAAATAATGCCATAAAATTGAATCCTAATGATGATAATGTCTATTATAAATTGGGTAAAGTCTATTTCTATGCTCTAAAAGATTCTGAAAAAGCATTAGCCAACTATAACAAGGCGCTTGAAATTAATCCGAAAGGCGAAAACATCTATCTTGAAAGAGGATGGTTGTATTTTAAAGAAGGGAAAAAAGAAGAAGCATTAGATGATTATAACAAAGCTATATCCTTGTATCCAAAACATGCGGGTGCATATAATAATCGCGGTGTATTGTATGAAAGCATAAATCAGGTTGATAAAGCAATTGCAGATTATAGTAGAGCAATAGAATTCAACCCTAAGTTTATAAGACCTCTTTTAAAC
- a CDS encoding oxidoreductase yields MIKSKNEAIVSQNYVPTNCEILSITTLTPSEKLFKIKMPNGKELGHMPGQFVQVSIPGLTEAPISVASSPTRKGYFELAVRNAGTLTGALHKLDEGDYLGIRGPFGSCFDIEAMKGKNLLLISGGCGLAPMRSLIQYCEDNIDEFENVKILYGAKNPEQMLFKDEIRQWEESRHFNCLYTVDEIKSGDNYKGKVGLITKLIPPLNIDKNNTIAVIIGPPVMYKFVIAELMKKGINEEQIIVSLERYMRCGIGKCGHCVIEHKYCCIDGPVFWLKDVMELKGAL; encoded by the coding sequence ATGATAAAATCAAAAAATGAGGCAATAGTTTCTCAAAACTATGTCCCAACAAACTGCGAAATTCTATCCATAACAACTCTTACCCCTTCTGAAAAACTTTTCAAAATTAAAATGCCCAATGGCAAAGAATTAGGACATATGCCGGGACAATTTGTGCAGGTTTCTATTCCGGGGCTTACTGAGGCACCAATATCTGTTGCAAGCTCGCCTACTCGCAAAGGATATTTTGAACTTGCAGTAAGAAATGCAGGCACACTGACAGGCGCTTTACATAAACTCGATGAAGGGGATTATTTAGGAATACGAGGCCCTTTTGGCTCTTGTTTTGACATTGAAGCAATGAAGGGAAAAAATCTGCTCCTTATTTCTGGCGGCTGCGGACTCGCTCCAATGCGCTCTCTTATTCAGTATTGCGAAGACAATATCGATGAATTTGAAAATGTCAAAATCCTTTATGGCGCAAAAAATCCTGAACAAATGCTTTTCAAGGATGAAATCAGGCAATGGGAAGAATCAAGACATTTCAATTGCTTGTATACCGTTGATGAAATCAAAAGCGGTGATAATTACAAGGGGAAAGTCGGACTTATTACAAAATTAATACCTCCTCTCAACATCGATAAGAATAACACCATAGCAGTCATCATAGGTCCTCCTGTTATGTACAAATTTGTAATAGCTGAACTGATGAAAAAAGGAATAAATGAAGAGCAAATAATAGTTTCATTAGAAAGATATATGCGATGCGGCATTGGCAAATGCGGCCATTGCGTAATTGAACACAAATATTGCTGTATAGATGGCCCTGTTTTTTGGCTTAAAGATGTAATGGAATTGAAGGGAGCATTATGA